One Anopheles marshallii chromosome 3, idAnoMarsDA_429_01, whole genome shotgun sequence genomic region harbors:
- the LOC128712679 gene encoding polynucleotide 5'-hydroxyl-kinase NOL9 — protein sequence MGKKKLVKEYLISANGQKKFIQSDAATNDRAKKRGVQYATERAGNGKDVSPAKRSKQASPKTNQSGWVVETVECHPSTEGNSAEKGNAKPVNGNKIGSKQGSSFKASPKTQVVAYKRNACPVDGFDSDESDWSTDDSSDSENCALFNSDANEGEDNISFESSSYDSDYGHVEEDDNISSYESDSFDEEDDDSSEGSSSSDDDLRKYIFDQEHYNSDSDEDYEQTKHDDTVHIPLGAAVMHDLPDDAVQFDPSCTHGQIIELPPTANVSKEVDKPCEAKQVEKVEEEKEELDESEGEDSRSILKSEPTKSKNSEYTFYNAVDLRMALAVLKAPIYICGHLSVQILCGKIEMWGYTLETAEKRTVYASEGYNAINITPVPSPDTYSKGVLHNICKKLKPHFIASDIDELMKQYDPANSVLVLLRADTFNASDTVPLVCKLLPDMHLFPTSLTLDHTSPYSTTEVLLEIALFPPTVKNVPLFQTNPAWDAIQLKPDSRLMVVGGKGSGKSTLCQYLINRHIKHFGRILLVDLDIGQPLLFLPETISASVVQEPILGVGCFATVQPHKCHLFGSLNVVSSPLLYVQNVRSLVQYCAEHPDLCGIPWIINTMGYVAGFGEELTTAIVRLVQPTDVVQLTFTKQSKKLASFAKTQNYANQLKAELVNEFKFNILYDEVKVQPNPVHYSFHSLDVTYEPGKLSFFPPKRRTIAIMAQLVKILDDAAETFADVKPHVARVNDLQILITRDEHRPSQDMLLRTLNATLVYLCEKDEKGQYNCSGVGIVRSVDDENIYLLHALSAERLAKITVLALCNTSLPGQVYLQPSPNVEVTIPYLQNMAHTSQSA from the exons atggggaaaaagaaGTTGGTTAAGGAATACCTCATTTCGGCGAATGGACAAAAGAAATTTATACAATCAG ACGCTGCCACAAACGACCGCGCCAAAAAACGTGGTGTACAGTATGCTACCGAGCGTGCAGGAAACGGAAAAGATGTATCTCCAGCGAAGCGGTCAAAACAAGCTAgtccaaaaaccaaccaatcaGGATGGGTTGTAGAGACCGTTGAGTGCCATCCCAGTACGGAGGGTAATTCAGCGGAAAAGGGGAACGCTAAACCGGTTAACGGTAATAAAATTGGCAGTAAGCAAGGCTCAAGCTTTAAAGCAAGCCCCAAAACGCAAGTTGTAGCTTACAAGAGAAATGCTTGCCCGGTCGACGGGTTTGACTCGGACGAAAGCGATTGGAGTACTGATGACTCTTCAGATAGTGAAAATTGTGCCCTGTTTAATTCTGACGCTAATGAAGGTGAAGATAATATTTCGTTTGAATCGAGTTCGTACGATAGTGATTATGGTCACGTAGAGGAGGACGACAACATTTCGTCTTATGAGAGCGACAGTTTCGATGAGGAAGACGATGATTCGTCCGAAGGTAGTTCCAGTTCGGATGATGACTTACGGAAATACATATTCGACCAGGAACATTACAACAGTGACAGCGATGAAGATTATGAACAAACCAAGCACGATGATACTGTTCATATACCGTTGGGTGCAGCCGTTATGCACGATTTGCCCGACGACGCCGTCCAGTTTGATCCATCCTGCACACATGGGCAGATAATTGAACTTCCGCCTACCGCTAATGTCTCGAAAGAGGTGGACAAACCCTGCGAGGCAAAGCAAGTAGAAAAGGTCGAAGAAGAGAAGGAAGAGCTTGATGAGTCGGAAGGTGAAGATTCCAGATCGATTCTCAAATCCGAACCGACGAAGTCGAAGAATTCGGAATATACATTTTACAACGCGGTGGACTTACGAATGGCACTCGCCGTACTCAAAGCTCCCATCTACATCTGTGGCCACCTGTCCGTGCAAATACTGtgtggaaaaattgaaatgtggGGCTACACACTGGAAACGGCCGAAAAAAGAACGGTGTATGCGTCCGAAGGATACAATGCCATCAATATAACTCCCGTGCCAAGCCCGGACACGTACAGCAAAGGTGTTTTGCATAACATCTGCAAAAAGCTCAAACCACATTTCATCGCGTCCGATATAGACGAGCTGATGAAGCAGTATGATCCGGCCAACAGTGTGCTTGTGTTGCTACGGGCGGACACGTTCAATGCGAGCGATACGGTTCCGTTAGTATGTAAGCTGCTACCAGACATGCATCTGTTTCCGACCTCGCTTACTCTGGACCACACGTCGCCCTACAGTACGACGGAAGTTTTACTAGAGATAGCCCTGTTTCCCCCGACAGTGAAGAACGTTCCACTGTTTCAAACAAACCCGGCTTGGGACGCGATACAACTGAAACCGGATAGCCGTCTGATGGTGGTCGGTGGTAAAGGTTCGGGCAAATCAACACTCTGTCAGTATTTGATCAACAGGCATATCAAACACTTTGGACGTATCCTGCTCGTAGATCTAGATATTGGCCAGCCGTTGCTCTTTTTGCCGGAAACGATAAGCGCTAGCGTCGTGCAGGAACCGATCCTCGGTGTGGGATGTTTCGCGACTGTGCAACCGCACAAATGCCATCTGTTCGGGAGtttaaatgttgtttcatCGCCGTTGCTGTACGTGCAGAATGTGCGGTCGCTCGTACAGTACTGCGCCGAGCATCCTGATCTATGCGGCATACCATGGATCATTAATACGATGGGCTATGTGGCGGGGTTCGGCGAGGAGCTAACGACCGCGATTGTACGACTCGTACAACCCACGGATGTCGTACAGCTGACGTTTACGAAGCAGTCGAAAAAATTAGCATCATTTGCCAAAACGCAAAATTACGCCAATCAGCTAAAGGCTGAACTGGTGAatgagtttaaatttaatatcttGTACGACGAGGTTAAGGTGCAACCGAATCCCGTCCACTACAGTTTCCACTCGTTGGATGTCACCTATGAGCCGGGCAAATTGTCCTTCTTTCCGCCCAAACGGCGCACCATAGCGATCATGGCCCAGCTGGTAAAGATTTTGGACGATGCTGCCGAAACGTTTGCCGACGTTAAACCGCACGT AGCTCGTGTAAATGATCTGCAAATTTTAATCACACGTGACGAACATCGCCCTTCGCAAGATATGTTGTTGCGCACACTGAATGCCACGTTGGTGTATCTTTGcgaaaaggatgaaaaaggCCAGTACAACTGCAGCGGAGTGG GAATTGTGCGCAGTGTGGATGACGAAAACATTTACCTGTTACATGCCCTGTCAGCGGAGCGGTTGGCAAAAATTACTGTGCTTGCACTTTGCAACACAAGCCTGCCGGGTCAGGTATATTTACAGCCCAGCCCAAACGTCGAAGTTACGATCCCGTATCTGCAAAATATGGCCCACACAAGCCAATCGGCTTAG